The proteins below are encoded in one region of Leptospira ryugenii:
- a CDS encoding efflux RND transporter periplasmic adaptor subunit, translated as MLKERLGFLSKIPFFSKIVISSLIYLGLTILYSNLTWAELRGKLPLLNRMFYSKFLSFSEQYKKFTEIKKEAEAQTESGVVSVQTLNISEETITPTMSFSAVLEPIERVDVFTKVSGRLEQIYVKEGDAIKKGQKLAKLDSMTFELDLAKQKASLDSAKALYQLSKDKYEIARRNVEIKLGEADKRIGLYQKALAEQSRFAEIVRKKEILWTEKAISDEEIENLRLELSSRELSSSNAKRDLEMILVGIRDEDIVAAGYSVPTAKKEKIDLLKTINTRIEKSEMEVAATNLRASEVNLQSTEMLIKEAVLYSPLDGLVAKINKTTGELINAGSGGSPPVMTVISNDGVYVDFAVNEGDLGKIKKGQNAIVSVDSIPNRQFKGVVKKISPLVDQKTHTADVKVELLGRSSELKPGMFVRAEIQIGENKTAILIPLTSLVSVDDKEGSVFVMKDKKSFKKTIKLGEKKDDRVFVEEGLSADEILILSPINRLYDGLSVMPKFQ; from the coding sequence ATGTTGAAAGAGAGACTTGGCTTCTTAAGTAAGATTCCATTCTTCTCAAAAATAGTCATTAGTTCGCTGATCTATCTGGGTTTGACCATTCTATACAGTAACTTAACTTGGGCAGAGTTGAGAGGGAAACTACCGCTTCTAAATCGGATGTTTTATTCAAAATTTCTCTCCTTCTCTGAACAATATAAGAAATTTACTGAGATAAAAAAAGAGGCTGAAGCACAGACGGAAAGCGGAGTTGTCAGTGTCCAGACTTTAAATATCTCAGAAGAAACAATTACCCCTACGATGAGTTTTTCTGCGGTGCTTGAACCCATAGAACGCGTTGATGTGTTTACAAAAGTGAGTGGAAGATTAGAGCAGATTTATGTGAAAGAAGGAGATGCTATCAAAAAAGGCCAAAAGTTAGCAAAACTAGACAGTATGACGTTTGAATTGGATTTAGCAAAACAAAAAGCCTCGCTTGACTCAGCAAAAGCTCTCTACCAACTATCAAAGGATAAATATGAGATCGCAAGGAGAAATGTAGAGATCAAGCTAGGTGAAGCTGACAAACGCATCGGTTTGTATCAGAAAGCCTTAGCCGAACAATCACGATTTGCGGAAATCGTTCGGAAGAAAGAGATACTTTGGACTGAAAAAGCTATCTCCGATGAAGAGATCGAAAATCTAAGATTAGAACTTTCTTCACGTGAATTGAGTTCTAGCAATGCCAAACGCGACTTAGAGATGATTTTAGTCGGCATTCGAGATGAAGATATTGTTGCTGCTGGTTATTCTGTGCCGACCGCAAAAAAAGAAAAGATAGATTTATTGAAAACGATCAACACGAGAATTGAAAAGTCTGAAATGGAAGTTGCTGCCACCAATTTGCGCGCAAGTGAGGTAAATTTGCAATCGACGGAGATGCTCATCAAAGAAGCAGTTCTTTACTCTCCTCTCGATGGTCTCGTTGCAAAAATAAATAAGACAACTGGCGAACTGATCAATGCAGGTAGCGGCGGAAGTCCACCTGTTATGACAGTGATTTCGAATGACGGGGTCTATGTAGACTTTGCCGTTAACGAAGGCGATTTAGGGAAAATCAAAAAAGGACAGAATGCAATTGTATCAGTAGATTCCATCCCAAATCGACAATTCAAAGGAGTGGTAAAAAAAATAAGCCCTTTGGTTGACCAAAAAACACATACCGCAGATGTAAAAGTAGAATTACTCGGACGATCATCGGAATTAAAGCCTGGTATGTTTGTGAGAGCAGAGATACAAATAGGCGAGAACAAAACTGCAATTTTAATTCCGCTTACCTCATTGGTTTCTGTAGATGATAAAGAGGGGAGTGTCTTTGTCATGAAGGACAAAAAATCTTTCAAAAAGACTATCAAGTTAGGTGAAAAGAAGGATGATAGAGTATTTGTGGAGGAAGGCTTAAGTGCCGATGAAATTTTGATCTTAAGCCCCATCAATCGATTGTATGATGGATTGTCTGTCATGCCAAAATTTCAATGA
- a CDS encoding efflux RND transporter permease subunit, with amino-acid sequence MISSLCKLILRRKTASFMVYAGFCLFGAISIRDIPLSLLPNIDFPQLTIVTAFANSSPEEVENIISKPIAQMTGTIQGVEKVESISREGFSFVNLRFKTGTEMSYALLEVREKLDLIRDLLPTDASKPLISKFDPSKRAFMEIVFSPKGLGDQKKLRSFLRESVKLYFERIDGVALVEISGGFEKEILVEIDPNRMSAYKIQPADLRYLISVNNKNYPAGQLPFGNKELPVRMLGEFTSSLELGNLIIRGDENGANTRLADFSNIIEQYKDRKGFAKFNGEEAVILSLYREPGKNTVKLAKDVSVVLDQVNEAFGGEIQGVTSYDESIFIKESLNGLYMNLILGAILAYIALLIILKNYQSPTILLCAIPVTLLPSFLVFRYLGIGFNMMSLGGLALGIGMLFDSSNVVLSAIERNLPRFKKLEDAIYTGTLEVFSSIFSATATTIIVFLPIGFIKSTLGMIFREMALSIVITLSFSLLIAITFIPLTASFLYRFRKEGSSRNPFFYLYNEEALVSLYHKMLGQVMDARFTFFFFLFALFAFSVSLVPFIEKEYMPKIDTGEISVKVTLPQGSSLDTISQYVQYMEDTIKGNKNIRSVISKVGGEEEALRLNPNANTEPNRAELTILLGDEGNVTSESLIKSLREQFPKREGVDISFESKDNILGELLSGKREEVEYHILGDDLQELQEVGKSLKLRLQTNQGITSIKLGTENKTKEYQINYDQIKMAKYGFTNANVSTYVKIALKGLVSSEIQSGGVGLPIRLSMKKQSSDSIDKIKQLTILAPNGENVYLDQFVNFKIKDTEADIYRIGNQRVNEINIGIDESFRNIKREIDTIIKNFKRNSNIQIRPSGEKEKLDESLQEVFAAFLLAILLIFMLLSGQFESYRISFVMLSTIPLIFIGTFPALIISGKSLNISSFMGFILLMGVVVDNASLYYEYFHLFLDELKDPEKALYQATKTVLRPILMNNSTTILGMLPIVLALSKGSEFQAPLGIVVVFGLLTSVLLSLFVIPILFYILERRKVN; translated from the coding sequence ATGATTTCTTCCTTATGTAAACTTATCTTAAGACGAAAGACAGCAAGCTTTATGGTGTACGCTGGTTTTTGTCTTTTTGGGGCTATATCCATTAGAGATATACCTTTAAGTTTGCTTCCAAACATTGATTTCCCACAACTTACAATTGTCACAGCATTCGCCAATTCCTCTCCAGAAGAAGTAGAAAACATTATTTCAAAACCAATCGCTCAGATGACTGGAACGATCCAAGGAGTCGAGAAAGTAGAATCGATTTCACGAGAAGGATTCTCTTTTGTGAATCTTCGATTTAAGACTGGGACTGAAATGAGTTACGCCCTATTGGAAGTGAGAGAAAAACTTGATTTGATTCGAGATCTATTGCCTACCGATGCATCAAAACCTTTGATCTCAAAATTTGATCCTTCCAAACGAGCCTTTATGGAGATTGTATTTTCTCCGAAGGGACTAGGAGACCAGAAAAAGTTACGGAGTTTTTTACGAGAATCGGTAAAGCTCTATTTTGAAAGAATCGATGGTGTTGCACTCGTGGAAATCTCAGGTGGATTTGAGAAAGAGATTCTTGTCGAGATTGATCCGAATAGGATGTCGGCGTATAAAATCCAACCTGCAGATTTGAGATATTTAATCAGTGTCAATAATAAAAATTATCCTGCTGGTCAATTGCCATTTGGTAATAAAGAGCTACCTGTACGAATGTTAGGTGAGTTTACATCCAGTCTTGAACTAGGAAATTTAATCATTAGAGGAGATGAAAACGGTGCAAATACTAGATTAGCAGATTTTTCAAATATCATCGAACAATATAAAGATAGAAAAGGTTTTGCAAAATTTAATGGTGAAGAAGCAGTCATTTTAAGCTTATATAGAGAACCTGGTAAAAACACTGTGAAACTTGCGAAGGATGTTTCAGTAGTTTTAGATCAAGTGAATGAGGCCTTTGGAGGAGAGATTCAGGGAGTCACTAGCTATGATGAATCTATCTTTATAAAAGAATCATTGAATGGACTCTATATGAACCTAATTTTAGGAGCCATTCTCGCCTATATTGCCCTCCTGATTATTTTGAAAAACTATCAAAGTCCGACCATCCTTTTATGCGCCATACCAGTAACTCTTCTCCCTAGCTTTTTAGTCTTTCGCTATCTGGGAATCGGTTTCAATATGATGAGTCTTGGCGGCTTGGCTTTGGGAATCGGTATGTTATTTGATTCAAGTAACGTAGTTTTAAGTGCCATTGAAAGGAACCTTCCCAGATTCAAAAAGTTAGAAGATGCCATCTACACGGGCACCTTAGAAGTATTCTCATCCATTTTTTCTGCCACGGCGACAACCATCATCGTGTTCTTACCAATTGGTTTCATCAAAAGCACTCTTGGAATGATTTTTCGGGAAATGGCCCTTTCCATTGTCATTACTCTATCCTTTAGTCTACTGATTGCCATTACCTTTATTCCTTTAACAGCAAGTTTTCTATATCGTTTTCGAAAAGAAGGTTCGAGTAGAAATCCCTTTTTCTATCTCTACAATGAAGAGGCATTGGTTTCCCTATATCATAAAATGTTAGGGCAAGTGATGGATGCACGGTTTACATTCTTTTTCTTTCTCTTTGCACTTTTTGCTTTCAGTGTTTCTCTTGTGCCCTTTATCGAAAAAGAATATATGCCAAAGATCGATACCGGAGAGATCTCAGTCAAGGTCACTCTTCCGCAAGGATCAAGCCTGGACACAATATCTCAATATGTCCAATACATGGAAGATACGATCAAAGGTAACAAAAACATTCGTTCCGTGATCTCGAAGGTGGGAGGGGAGGAGGAGGCTCTTCGTCTCAATCCGAACGCGAATACGGAACCCAATCGTGCTGAGCTAACCATTCTTCTTGGCGATGAAGGAAATGTTACCAGTGAATCATTGATCAAAAGTTTAAGAGAGCAGTTCCCAAAACGAGAGGGAGTGGATATCTCATTTGAATCAAAAGACAATATTTTAGGTGAACTTTTATCTGGCAAACGAGAGGAAGTTGAATACCATATCTTAGGCGATGACTTGCAAGAGCTCCAGGAAGTAGGGAAGTCATTGAAGCTTCGTCTCCAAACAAACCAAGGAATTACATCTATCAAACTAGGGACTGAAAACAAAACCAAAGAATACCAAATAAACTACGACCAAATCAAAATGGCAAAGTATGGTTTTACAAACGCCAATGTTTCCACTTATGTAAAAATTGCACTCAAAGGCCTTGTCAGTTCAGAAATTCAGTCAGGTGGAGTTGGTTTGCCCATTCGCCTGAGTATGAAAAAACAATCCTCTGACTCAATCGACAAAATCAAACAACTAACCATCCTCGCACCAAACGGTGAAAATGTGTATCTTGATCAGTTTGTGAATTTTAAGATTAAAGATACCGAAGCCGATATCTACCGAATCGGAAACCAAAGGGTGAATGAAATCAATATTGGAATCGATGAAAGTTTTCGGAACATAAAGCGAGAAATTGATACAATCATTAAAAATTTCAAAAGAAACTCCAATATTCAAATACGACCAAGTGGAGAGAAGGAAAAATTAGATGAATCTTTACAGGAAGTATTCGCTGCTTTTTTGTTAGCAATTTTGCTAATTTTTATGTTACTTTCCGGACAATTTGAATCATATCGCATTTCCTTTGTCATGTTGTCAACCATCCCACTAATTTTTATAGGAACCTTTCCTGCATTGATCATCAGCGGAAAGAGTTTAAACATAAGTTCCTTTATGGGATTTATCTTGCTTATGGGGGTGGTCGTGGACAATGCATCTTTGTATTATGAGTATTTTCATCTCTTTTTAGATGAGTTAAAAGATCCAGAGAAAGCACTCTATCAGGCAACTAAAACTGTCCTTAGGCCGATCCTGATGAATAATTCAACAACCATCCTTGGGATGTTGCCAATCGTTTTGGCATTGAGCA